The Pseudomonas cucumis sequence ACGTCCATTGACCTTGCCTTGGGCGGCAACGTCCATGTAACCCATTTGCAGGGATTTGCCCTGGGACTCAAAGGTGAAGTGCTTGACCGTGTAGGGGTACTCGAAGCCCTGAAGTTCGGGGCCGTATTCCGGCGTTTCGCTCTGATTCTGGTCTTGGGCGTGAGCGAGAACGGGCAGAGCGGCCGTCAGTAACAGGCCGGGCAACCAGCGGGAGAAAGTGGGCGACATGGGGGAACTCCACAGGAAATCTGCCGATGCTGGATCGGCATGATTAGGGCGACATTAAACATAGGCCATGGCCTTGCATGATCGTTCAACCCATCCAGCCCCGTGTAGCAAGGTCCAACCCACCCTAGAGTGAAATCAGCTTGTCGTAGCGACGCCTTGCCAGTGCAAGGCGCCGATCGGTTTAACCGCTTAGAACCAATAATTCAGGCCGAGCATTAATGACTGGGCGCTGTATTCAGTGCGCACATCGCCTTGGGGCAGGCCTTGAATGTCACCGAAGTGCGCCTCGCGAGTTTTGAGGTATCGATAGTCCAGGGACATGGACCATTGATCGGTGAGCTCGAAACTTACCCCGGCTCCGAGTTGGTAGGCCGATACGGTGTCGCGATGAGTATCGCCGAACTGCACGCCGCCGGCTTCCAGGCCGCTGACCGACAGGGTGGTGTAACCCAGGCCGCCGCCAACGTAGGGGGTGAACCGACTGAAGGGTGCTGGCAGGTTCAAGACGTCATACCAGAGGTTGGCCATCAGGCTGGTGGCTTCCTCTTCACCTTTGCCGTCAATGCTCCCGCCGCCTTCGTAGACCCGGTTATTGAACTGGGTCAGGGAGTTCTTGCGGTAGCTGAGTTCCACTTCAGGTCTGAGCCCGATGGGAAATCGCCAGCCCAATGCCAGTCCGGTGGCGTAGCCGGAGTCTAACGGTTGGTTGAACTCCATCTCGACGAAGTCGAGGTTGTTCTGGTTAAGGTCCTGCGCAGCAACCCAGTTCAGGCCGCCCATGACACTGACGTAGGGGCCGAGCGTGCCGGCGGAACTGGACTCTGGGGCGATAAAGCCCATGCCAATGACGCCCATCACGAGATACTGAGGTTTTTTTAGTAGGTTCATGCTCGGTCCGAAGTGTGCCGTTATCGATAAGTAAGCGAAAGGTGTTCGGGAGCGAGCGTTCAGCACTCGGCCTCCCGGGATATTTCATACGCGGTGCAAATGCGTTCCAGGTTTTTCGAGCCTTGGGGGACTGATGGCATTCGCTCGTTGTTCAGCCAACGTGCACAGGTTGTCCAGTGCAGTGGTCATTGCCGCGGTCAGCATTTTGCGTAGCAGCCCGCGGTATAAAAAACTCAAGGGGCCAGCGATCCTGGCGGTATGGATGACATGGGTTTCATTCGGGGAAAGCCTGCGCATCTGGTGATCGAATTCAAGGTCGATCCAAAGCAGTCTTGCCGTGTTCCGATAGCTTTCATGCATCTTCACCTCTTCGAGTTTCAGCGGCATGTTCAGGCCATTTTTAAGGATGCATTTGCCTTGGGCTCCAGGTTGAAACGGGCCATTGAGTTCACAATGGCTGACGTCGGTATCCCATAACGGCGCTTCGGAAAAATTGCTCCAGATCTTCCATATTTCAGAAGGCGGCGATTTGACTATGACTTGCACTTTG is a genomic window containing:
- a CDS encoding SRPBCC family protein; its protein translation is MNDVKVQVIVKSPPSEIWKIWSNFSEAPLWDTDVSHCELNGPFQPGAQGKCILKNGLNMPLKLEEVKMHESYRNTARLLWIDLEFDHQMRRLSPNETHVIHTARIAGPLSFLYRGLLRKMLTAAMTTALDNLCTLAEQRANAISPPRLEKPGTHLHRV
- a CDS encoding outer membrane protein, with protein sequence MNLLKKPQYLVMGVIGMGFIAPESSSAGTLGPYVSVMGGLNWVAAQDLNQNNLDFVEMEFNQPLDSGYATGLALGWRFPIGLRPEVELSYRKNSLTQFNNRVYEGGGSIDGKGEEEATSLMANLWYDVLNLPAPFSRFTPYVGGGLGYTTLSVSGLEAGGVQFGDTHRDTVSAYQLGAGVSFELTDQWSMSLDYRYLKTREAHFGDIQGLPQGDVRTEYSAQSLMLGLNYWF